A section of the Cuniculiplasma divulgatum genome encodes:
- a CDS encoding MBL fold metallo-hydrolase, which produces MNLPEDIKQIPGTTAHCYSLKIGDLNILVDAGMKSSGHKIIAFYENMKMKPDVVLITHYHPDHIGGLAMIYSRFSPTVYVPDLEVDVVRGKANVKPAKSLISRMVAGISRTEPVSDVHPVSELSIEGITPVATHGHTPGSTSYYVEKHRAIFVGDALLKKGTEITVNRAFTIDYDEALRSKETILGMKPSWILPGHGSVIQFGNA; this is translated from the coding sequence TTGAACCTGCCGGAGGATATAAAGCAGATTCCGGGTACTACGGCTCACTGCTACTCACTGAAGATTGGGGACCTTAACATCCTGGTTGATGCTGGAATGAAATCATCCGGGCACAAGATAATAGCATTCTATGAGAATATGAAGATGAAACCCGATGTTGTACTTATTACCCACTACCATCCAGACCATATAGGCGGATTGGCGATGATTTATTCCCGCTTCTCACCGACGGTTTACGTGCCTGATCTGGAGGTGGATGTGGTCAGGGGAAAAGCAAATGTAAAGCCAGCTAAATCTCTGATCTCAAGGATGGTTGCTGGTATTTCCAGAACAGAGCCAGTCAGCGATGTTCATCCTGTATCGGAACTCAGCATTGAAGGAATAACTCCAGTTGCTACACACGGGCATACGCCGGGAAGTACATCATACTACGTTGAAAAGCATAGAGCGATATTTGTGGGGGATGCGCTCCTGAAGAAAGGAACAGAAATAACTGTAAATAGAGCCTTTACAATCGATTATGACGAAGCCCTTAGATCAAAAGAAACTATACTGGGCATGAAGCCATCGTGGATACTGCCCGGTCACGGATCAGTGATCCAGTTTGGAAATGCTTGA
- the ribH gene encoding 6,7-dimethyl-8-ribityllumazine synthase: protein MKIGIVVSEYNYDITMMMLQRAQEHAAFMNLEVTHVLKVPGTFDIPLGVKKILEKKDVDGAVTLGAVIKGETDHDQIIMQNAARKIEDLSVEYSKPVALGISGPNQTRLQAQARIEMARDAVESVAKMLKRLSEL, encoded by the coding sequence ATGAAGATAGGAATTGTTGTATCGGAATATAATTATGACATAACCATGATGATGCTGCAGAGAGCGCAGGAGCATGCTGCCTTCATGAATCTTGAGGTAACGCATGTTCTCAAGGTGCCCGGAACCTTTGACATTCCTCTGGGCGTAAAAAAGATCCTGGAGAAGAAGGATGTGGACGGAGCAGTTACACTGGGGGCGGTCATAAAGGGTGAGACGGACCATGATCAGATAATAATGCAGAATGCTGCCAGGAAGATAGAAGATCTTTCTGTTGAATATTCAAAACCTGTTGCACTTGGGATTTCAGGCCCGAACCAGACCAGGCTTCAGGCACAGGCCAGGATAGAGATGGCAAGGGATGCCGTTGAAAGTGTGGCAAAAATGCTGAAGAGGTTGTCTGAACTTTGA
- the ribC gene encoding riboflavin synthase encodes MKKFGVVDTTFARFDMGSAIIDELNSTGTGFVTVRYTVPGIKDIPVAAKKLIEEQQCDIVIACGMPGAKPVDKISAQVASMGIMQVQLMTNRHVIEVFVHEDEASSPSELAWLSERRAREHALNAYNLIFRPGKLTENAGKGLRQGYEDVGSVEEPKNTGIRH; translated from the coding sequence TTGAAAAAATTCGGAGTTGTAGACACAACCTTTGCAAGATTCGACATGGGATCGGCCATAATAGATGAGCTCAATTCCACGGGGACAGGTTTTGTTACCGTCAGGTACACTGTACCCGGCATAAAGGACATTCCAGTTGCAGCCAAGAAACTAATTGAGGAACAGCAGTGTGACATAGTGATCGCCTGTGGAATGCCAGGAGCCAAACCGGTGGATAAGATCTCAGCACAGGTGGCCTCCATGGGAATCATGCAGGTTCAATTGATGACCAACAGACATGTCATAGAGGTATTTGTGCATGAAGATGAGGCTTCAAGCCCATCTGAACTGGCCTGGCTATCCGAAAGAAGAGCACGGGAACATGCACTGAATGCCTATAATCTCATATTCAGGCCCGGGAAACTGACAGAAAATGCCGGAAAGGGGCTGAGACAGGGATACGAAGATGTGGGCTCAGTAGAAGAGCCAAAAAACACAGGAATCAGACACTGA